Part of the Leptolyngbya boryana PCC 6306 genome is shown below.
ATTCGTTAATGTTGCGATCGTCTGTGGATGGTTCTCTCCGACTGTTTTTTCTAGAATCCTGAGTCCGTTTAGGAAAAGAGGTTCAGCCTTTGCGGGTTGTCCTTGAATGGCATAGAGATCGGCAAGATGATTTAATGCGATACCTGTTCGGGGATGTTCTTTTCCTAATCCCGCTTCATAGATCGCCAAAGCACGTAGAAGCAAAGGTTCGCTCTTTGCAGGTTGCTTCTGATCTCGATAAAGCAAAGCTAAGGCGTTCAAGCTAGTTGCTAGCTCAGGATGCGCTGAACCCAAACGAGATTCACGAATGCTGATTGCTCGGAGATACAGCGGTTCTGCTTTGGCATACTGTTGTCGATCGCGGTATAAGCTTGCCAAGTTGTGCAGCGTCATCGCAACCAATGGATGAGCTTTGCTTAATGCTGTTTCATAGATGCGGAGGGCACGCAGATAGAGCGATTCTGCTTTCGTATCTTGATTTTGCTTTTTGTACAATCCTCCTAGCGTATTCAGCGTAAATGCAACTTCAGGATGGTTTTTACCGATCGTTTGTTCCCGGATGTTCAAAGCGCGAAGATAGAGCGGTTCTGCTTTGGTATAGTTTGCTTGCTCATCATAGAGGGCTGCAAGATTCTGTAAGGTTGCAGCCACATCAGGATGATTCTGTCCCAAAGCTTTCTCTCGAATCGTCAGAGCACGAGTAAACAGACTTTCTGCAATGGCATATTTTCCTTGCTGCAAGGTCACAACTGCTAGATTGTGTAAACCGACGGCAATATCAGGATGACCCGGTCTTAACGTCGTTTCCCGGATGTTGAGGGCACGAGTAAACAGGGCTTCTGCATTCGCATATTTCCCTTGATCGAAATAGAGAACACCGAGATTGCTTAGAGTCTGAGCCACGGAGGGATGATTCTGACCGAATGTTGTCTCTTGAATTTTGATCGATCGTTGATAGAGTGGTTCTGCCTTGGCGTACTGTCCTTGCTCTCGGAAGACTTCGGCAAGATTACCAAGAATTGTTGCAATGGATGGATGCTCTTTGCCGAGCGCTCTTTCTCGAATGACGAGGGCGCGAACATAGAGCGGCTCTACTTTGGCATACTGTTCTTGAAGGTGGTAGAGCATTGCTAAATTACTTAGCGTGATAGAAAGTCCGGGATGATTTGCGCCGGATTTTGCTTCGCGAATTTGAATCGATCGCTGATAGAGCGGTTCTGCTTTGGCATACTGTCCTTGCCGAACGTAGCTCAACCCCAAGTCATTCAGCAACACTGCAATTTCAGGATGATTTTTACCTAAAGCTGTTTCCTGAAGTTGCAACGCCTTCTCCAACAGCGGAATTGCTTCTCGATATCTGCCTTGATCAGTGAGTTGACTCGCTTGCGCTTGTAGCTGTTGCACCTCAGAAGATGCGGTTTGTGCGATCGGAGGATTAGCAGGTCTGGGTTGGGCGACCACTGGCAACTGAGTCCCGATCGACAAACTCATAACCAAGGCGACTCGAAGAATGCGATCGCGCTTCTTGAATTTAATCCGGTTGTCTATCATGTGCTTACTGAATCTCGATTGATCGCTCATCGTCTTAGAAATTTGAATCTGTTTGGGTTTAGAGTTCAAGGTTTATCAGGTTATGCAATCTTTTGAAGCGCACAACTTGCATATCCTTGATCGCACTCAGCCATAGATCCAGAGTGCCTACCCATGAGAATTAAGATGAAGTATCGAAACGTTGCTTGTTGGATAGTTGCGATCGCATTCGGATTCGCGATCTCGTCCCCAGTTTCCGCTCAGATTAGCATTCTTCCGACTCAAGAAGCGGCGACTGAAGGATTAGTCGATCGACTCAATCAGCAAACTTTAGATCTGACGTTGCAAGAGAAGTATGAAGAGGCGGCAGCGGCAGCAGAACACGCGATTGAAGCTGGGGAACCGATTCTAGGACTCTCAAATCCTGCACTTGCAATTAGCTTCGATCGATTACTTACGGTTTATCATTTACAGAAACAGTACGACAAAGCAGAAGCATTGTTACTTCGTTTGATTCGTAGCTATGACTCTACCCCGAATGAGACTCATCCTTCACTTGCGCCCAGTCTCAGCAGGCTTGCAGATCTATATCGCGAACAGGAACAATACATTAAAGCAGAACCGCTCTATTTACGCGCCCTCAGCATTCAGGAGAAGAGATTGGGAGCGAATCATCCTGCGGCAATTTCAGCGATCGAGACGCTTGCTAATCTCTACAAAGCAACGGACAATCCGACTCAGGCTCAACAGTTTTTACAACGACTTAATACACTGCGACAACAAGGTAAAACAAATCTGCGTTAGTCGTAAAAATGTGAGTATCTAATTTCGTAACACTATCTGCTTTTTCCTACATCAACTTCAGAATTGTTACTGTAGCATTTCTCAATTACTGTATGTTTCAAAGATTTAGCATCAAAAATATCGCCTCTGTAGTAGCAGGTAGCATTGTATTGACTACTTTCTGCGGGTTTGCGGCTCAATCTCTTCCAACGCTTACAACTCAGCTGATTAACCCGATTGGGCAATCTGTTCCCTTTGAAGGTATCACCTGGCAGCTTTCCGAATGGCGACGATCGAATGGCGATCGTATTTCGTTACTACCCAAAAATCCGATCACGATTCGACTTGATGGCAGAAGGCTCGGTGGTTCATCAGGTTGTAATTCTTATGCCGCAGATTACCAAGTGCAAAACGGTCAATTACGAGTAATCGGAGATTTCGTTTCTACAATGATTGGGTGTTCTTTAGAAGTGGGTGTGCGGGAAAATGAATTTAGAACGATTCTAAAATCACCTCGCCTATCGATTCGTTCTGCCAAAAATCGACTGACAATGAACTATTCATCAGCACAGGGTAGCGGCGTTTTAGTGTTTACTCCTGTTCAGTCGAAGCTACAGAATACAAGCTGGCAACTTCGCTCAATCAGCACTCTTGCACCCAACTCTGTGAGAAGCCAACATCCGATCACTCTTCAATTTACAGCAGATTCAGTGAGGGGATTTTCAGGCTGTAATCGATACAATGCAACCTATCAAGAACCTGCGAATCAACTCAAAATCGAAGCTATTGCCAGCACGAAAAAGGGATGTGCTATCCCGCAGATGCAGCTTGAACAGAATTATCTATCCTCTCTCGCAACTGTTCAGCGGTATGAACTCGGTAGTAATGATAACTTACAGCTGTTTTTTGCAAATAGAACTGAGCTAGGAGTAATGACTTTCGCTCGGCAGAAATAGGGAATCGCAAACCGAAATCCGAGGATAGATGCTACTTCCTCGGATTCCTAAGCTATTCGACGCTAATCGCGATTTTTCCTTGCACCTGCCGCTCTTCGATCGCACGAATCGCGGTCGGAATTTCACTTAGCGAATAACAGCGATCTACGTACGGACGAATCTTGCCCGCCTCAATCAGATCTTTCAACACAATCAAATCAGCTTGAGTCGGCTTTTGAGCTAGACTTTTCACTCGACGATCGCTAATTTTTGACATCCAAGCTCCAAACAACATCACCTGAAACAATCGAGCGATCGAGCCACCAACGCAGACATAGTGACCTTTGGGTTTTAACAGTGGTAAATAGTCAAAAACCGAACCGTATGCAGCAACATCAAACAGCAGATCGTACTGCTCCTTCAATCCCGTTTTCGCCTGCGTATAGTCCAGAACATAGTCTGCTCCAATTTCTTGTACCATCTTCGCTTTGCTAGGACTACACACCCCGGTCACTTCGGCTCCGAATGCCTCGGCAATCTGCACCGCAAACGATCCCACTCCACCAGAAGCCCCTTTCACTAAAACCTTCTGTCCTGGTTGAATCTGTCCAACATCCCGCAATCCTTGTAAAGCAGTCATCGCAGAAACGGGAATTGTTGCAGCTTCCTCGAACGTCAAGTTAGTTGGCTTCAAAACCAAAGCAGTTTCGGGAACACAAACGTATTGAGCAAATGCCCCAAATCCAGCTTCTGATAAATCACCAAAGACCTGATCCCCTGGCTTAAATTGCGTCACTGCTTTGCCAACTGCTTCCACTTCTCCCGCCACATCAGTCCCTAAGATTTTGATTTTTGGCGATCGTATTCCCCCATAAACAAGACGAATAAAGAACGGTTTCCCGCGCATTAAATGCCAGTCTCCTGCATGAACAGCAGTAGCACGAACACGCACAAGCACACCGTTATCAGATAGAACTGGTTTATCAACTTCTGCCAGTTTCAACACATTGGGAGAACCATACTCGGTCTGAACGATCGCTTTCATCTTAGGCTTTGTAATGTTAGTTGTGTTCATGGTCATGTTAAATCTGTAAGAGTTCAAAGCTAGAAAGTGATGCAACATTAGCTTCTACGTTGAGAAGATTCGAGGGCTTTTAGTTGCGTGAGTAGCTGATCAATCGCAGTTTGTCGTTCTGTTGGAGATAAGCTTGATCGCTCAATTTCTTGAAACGCATCAGACCAAAGTTCATGTTTTGCAAATACCTCAATTCGTCGCTGTAATTGGTCTAATGGTTTGAGCTTTTTATTAATGCGATCGAGGTCTGCTGTGACTTTTTGACGTTGTACGATCGACAAAGTTTGAAATTCCCAAGCGGTCACAATCTCATCTTTTTGCAGATCAGCATTGCGTTTGAGAAACCTTACAAGATAGGTTTTGCTTGGTTCAAGTTTAACAGCGATCGAGAGTGTACCGCCTGATTGAATTGTCCGGCTCCATAGCGGAGTGCGTGAACCTGCTTGGAGAATTTCAACGCGATCGGGAAGTTGCTTTGAGGTACGCCAAATTAAGCTTGGTTGCAACGTCCAAAGCTGCTTTCTCCAAATGCCAGGTGAAATCACTTCCCAGTCTCCACGTCCGCCGCCTCGTTTGCGTGGAACCGGAGTTCGAGAAACAATCCGCTGGAAAAAAGGTTGCCAACTCGATCGCTGCTGAGATTGAGCAGAAAGCAGATTCGCATCCGTGAAGAAAGAAACGGTGAGTAGGCTAGATAGAATCAGAGTTCGTTTAATCATCAGATTGAGGTTTCGAGGTGACAAGA
Proteins encoded:
- a CDS encoding tetratricopeptide repeat protein; translated protein: MIDNRIKFKKRDRILRVALVMSLSIGTQLPVVAQPRPANPPIAQTASSEVQQLQAQASQLTDQGRYREAIPLLEKALQLQETALGKNHPEIAVLLNDLGLSYVRQGQYAKAEPLYQRSIQIREAKSGANHPGLSITLSNLAMLYHLQEQYAKVEPLYVRALVIRERALGKEHPSIATILGNLAEVFREQGQYAKAEPLYQRSIKIQETTFGQNHPSVAQTLSNLGVLYFDQGKYANAEALFTRALNIRETTLRPGHPDIAVGLHNLAVVTLQQGKYAIAESLFTRALTIREKALGQNHPDVAATLQNLAALYDEQANYTKAEPLYLRALNIREQTIGKNHPEVAFTLNTLGGLYKKQNQDTKAESLYLRALRIYETALSKAHPLVAMTLHNLASLYRDRQQYAKAEPLYLRAISIRESRLGSAHPELATSLNALALLYRDQKQPAKSEPLLLRALAIYEAGLGKEHPRTGIALNHLADLYAIQGQPAKAEPLFLNGLRILEKTVGENHPQTIATLTNLAEFYKALGNSAKSKEFFDRATRARRNVRSFRNLENNS
- a CDS encoding tetratricopeptide repeat protein, producing MKYRNVACWIVAIAFGFAISSPVSAQISILPTQEAATEGLVDRLNQQTLDLTLQEKYEEAAAAAEHAIEAGEPILGLSNPALAISFDRLLTVYHLQKQYDKAEALLLRLIRSYDSTPNETHPSLAPSLSRLADLYREQEQYIKAEPLYLRALSIQEKRLGANHPAAISAIETLANLYKATDNPTQAQQFLQRLNTLRQQGKTNLR
- a CDS encoding META domain-containing protein, yielding MTTFCGFAAQSLPTLTTQLINPIGQSVPFEGITWQLSEWRRSNGDRISLLPKNPITIRLDGRRLGGSSGCNSYAADYQVQNGQLRVIGDFVSTMIGCSLEVGVRENEFRTILKSPRLSIRSAKNRLTMNYSSAQGSGVLVFTPVQSKLQNTSWQLRSISTLAPNSVRSQHPITLQFTADSVRGFSGCNRYNATYQEPANQLKIEAIASTKKGCAIPQMQLEQNYLSSLATVQRYELGSNDNLQLFFANRTELGVMTFARQK
- a CDS encoding NAD(P)-dependent alcohol dehydrogenase; this translates as MNTTNITKPKMKAIVQTEYGSPNVLKLAEVDKPVLSDNGVLVRVRATAVHAGDWHLMRGKPFFIRLVYGGIRSPKIKILGTDVAGEVEAVGKAVTQFKPGDQVFGDLSEAGFGAFAQYVCVPETALVLKPTNLTFEEAATIPVSAMTALQGLRDVGQIQPGQKVLVKGASGGVGSFAVQIAEAFGAEVTGVCSPSKAKMVQEIGADYVLDYTQAKTGLKEQYDLLFDVAAYGSVFDYLPLLKPKGHYVCVGGSIARLFQVMLFGAWMSKISDRRVKSLAQKPTQADLIVLKDLIEAGKIRPYVDRCYSLSEIPTAIRAIEERQVQGKIAISVE